In Saccharomyces eubayanus strain FM1318 chromosome XIV, whole genome shotgun sequence, the sequence TCCAACGCCACCACTGCACAATCATCAGCCTCTTCTGCTGCTCCCAATCTGAATACCACTACTCCAGGCTCTGCAGCCGGCAATTTAAGTTCAGTCAATCGTAGGTTCTCCATTGAGAAGTCAATCAGAGATTTCTTCAATCCTGAATTGATTAAGGTTGACAAGGAACAAAAGGGTTATGTTTGTGAAAAATGTCACAAGACTACAAACGCTGTCAAGCACAACTCGATCATAAGAGCACCAGAGACTTTACTTGtacatttgaaaaaatttagatTCAACGGTACTTCGTCATCCAAGATGAAGCAAGCCGTTTCATATCCGATGTTTTTAGATTTAACAGAATACTGTGACGATAAAGATTTACCTGTCAAGTACCAACTATTAAGCGTGGTCGTCCATGAAGGTCGTTCTCTCTCTTCCGGTCATTATATTGCCCACTGTAAACAACCAGAGGGTACTTGGGCTACTTACGATGATGAATATATTAATAAAATTTCTGAAAGAGACGTGCTGAAAGAGCCTAACGCCTATTATCTCTTGTATACGAGGCTAACTCCCAAGGTGATTTCGTTGCCACTAGCAAAGTCTACAATGACGGCCGACAATATTACTTCGTCCAAAtccaaacaagaacaagcaTCCAGCGAATCAAATAAACGTCCATTAAAGATTAACAGTAAGAAAAATAACCggaaaaaatggaaaaagaataagaaaaggaagttCTCTAAATaatctatttttcttttctctccttttcttcttatacgcattttttattagcATCttattctcatttttttcactcgacatatacatacaagcatatatatgtatatcGATAACCCATCTTTATTCAAGTTAAGGAACTACTTTAGGGGGGAATCCAATGGCACaatcactttttttctgcagTTTCGAAAAATGATCACTAATTGCGCCTAACGCTGAACCAGAGTaattcaaattttaaaacttatatacatatttacaGAATGATCAATAAAACAAACTACACGGTTCCTTTAATATTTAGGTACTAAGAAAATGtgcctttctttccttGATTATACTTTAGTTTTCTAATCAAGGCATGATTTTGATGCCCATACTTTTCGCAACACCGATTATTGACTTAACGATACCTTCCATCTCCAACAGGCTATGCATTTCATCactcttttttatcttggCTATTTCGTAAACATGTTTCAACGATAGTTCTCCCAAAATACGAGGTGGTCCCTTAACGGGAGCACCGGTTAATGTCGTACTTACGTTAGGTTGTCCGTGTCCCTTCTCCAACTTAAGAGCCtttaataataaataaCCGGTGGGTGGAGATTTCATTTCAAATGTGAACGTCCTATCTGGTTTTATCGTAATTAGTACGGGAACTGGCACGCCTGGTTGATAATTTGCCGATCTTGCATTAAATTCCTTACAGAAGTCAATCGCTTTTATACCTTTGGAACCCAGCGCCGGCCCCACGGGTGGTGATGGTGCTGCTTGACCTGCTCCTACTATCAGCTTCACTATTACGTTTTTGGCTGCCTGTGACATTATGGATATCCAATCGTTCTGTACAAGGTACGACAGTCgaaatacaaaaatgagaataaatttgaaaagcttTGATATCGATCCAAAAAGCTAAACTATCTCTCCCTTTTGTTATAGTCTCATTATAAATTGTAGCGTTTCTGGTCGTGAAATTTCAAGGTACGTTAcacaaataaatatataagtTGATGATTTATCGAAATGAAGGTTACCCGCATGCTCATAAGCATCAAAAGACGTTACCTCTCACTAAATCACACCGATGACATATATATTGAGCTTCTCACATTTTGAGGAAAATggtaaaatataaaaaggATGTCTATCaattttgtcttttgaGTACAGTACAAAAGTAGGAGGAAGTGTAAtaggaaaaataaatatagTAACGTATCTTAGCATATACTCAAAcaacattgaaaagaaataagcTTATATACAAatgcttgaaaaattgtaaaAGCTTAGACGCTTACTTGCtagttgttttgtttatcctttttctttttcttttctaaaCCTGCAATATGCGCTTCACTTTGATCAACTTGCGTGTGATGGTGGTCATCTCCTTCAACCACTTTGAACGCTAGGCCATCTTCAACCATTCGACACATGCTAATGCTACGAATCCAAGGGTCCTCCataatttcatcaatgtTTCCTCTACATGCAGGTGCCAGGTCAATCATGCGGCTGATAATATGCTGCGTTTCTTCTGGCAATGAATGCAATAGTCGTTGTGGTCCAATATTAACATTATTGGGATCTGATAcattatttgaagagcCCTcagatttctttttttctggaGAGTGCGAC encodes:
- the MRPL19 gene encoding mitochondrial 54S ribosomal protein uL11m, with the translated sequence MSQAAKNVIVKLIVGAGQAAPSPPVGPALGSKGIKAIDFCKEFNARSANYQPGVPVPVLITIKPDRTFTFEMKSPPTGYLLLKALKLEKGHGQPNVSTTLTGAPVKGPPRILGELSLKHVYEIAKIKKSDEMHSLLEMEGIVKSIIGVAKSMGIKIMP